Proteins encoded together in one uncultured Desulfosarcina sp. window:
- a CDS encoding ABC transporter permease, with protein sequence MKQFSPGWTLIRLYTILVYVFLFAPIVVVIVLAFNPKQFGIFPMEGVSFRWFVKLAQNESIIEAFKNSLVLGSCTAVIATGIGIMAALAFIRFEFPGKNTLNTLLLSPIMIPEVVLGVALLLFLRWLQQPKSFALLLIGHVVLTLPYVLLIVQARLVGIKKEYEEAAKTLGANAFQTFRDVTFPLLLPAIMAGALFSFTISFDDITATLFWATAQNQTVPVKIFSMLRNSISPEINALGAVMIVLTIATPLLAGYLSRKFSKFKP encoded by the coding sequence ATGAAACAGTTCTCGCCTGGATGGACGCTGATCCGGCTCTACACGATTCTCGTCTACGTCTTCCTGTTCGCGCCCATCGTCGTGGTCATCGTGCTGGCCTTCAACCCCAAGCAGTTCGGCATTTTTCCCATGGAAGGCGTCAGTTTCCGCTGGTTCGTCAAGCTGGCCCAGAACGAATCGATTATCGAGGCCTTTAAAAACTCCCTTGTCCTGGGTTCGTGCACCGCCGTCATCGCCACCGGAATCGGCATCATGGCGGCCCTGGCCTTCATTCGGTTCGAGTTCCCCGGCAAGAACACCCTCAACACCCTGCTGCTCTCGCCGATCATGATTCCGGAAGTGGTCCTGGGCGTGGCCCTGCTCCTTTTCCTGCGCTGGCTCCAGCAGCCCAAGAGTTTCGCCCTGCTGCTCATCGGCCACGTGGTCCTGACCCTACCCTATGTGCTGTTGATCGTCCAGGCGCGCCTGGTGGGCATTAAAAAAGAGTATGAAGAGGCGGCCAAGACCCTGGGCGCCAATGCCTTCCAAACCTTTCGGGATGTAACTTTCCCGCTGCTGTTGCCGGCCATTATGGCCGGGGCACTGTTTTCCTTTACCATCTCTTTCGACGACATCACCGCCACTTTGTTCTGGGCAACCGCCCAGAATCAAACCGTACCGGTCAAAATTTTCAGCATGCTGAGAAATTCCATCAGTCCGGAGATCAATGCCCTGGGGGCCGTCATGATCGTATTGACCATCGCCACCCCGCTGCTGGCCGGCTATCTGTCCAGAAAGTTCTCGAAATTCAAACCATAA
- a CDS encoding IclR family transcriptional regulator C-terminal domain-containing protein has protein sequence MSKGKYYFSKSLEKGLKILSLFDGETPVLTQSEVAKTLGMNMTSTYRYINTLEELGYLEKDAKTKEIRPAVLCLLFCNNLMRATDRLRLIREVVDRVHGENNISIDVALVVDNALRRLYHREAEETLTYSLPDNSQNCLHNTALGKAYLSCLPEGEMQDRVAKLVLAAKTEKTITTKKKLLSELRAARQRGFATSDEEYLPGLLAIGAPLIDPITRSGVGAVSFDFSVLQHRADEIVVRYADQIVQTARLLSELLPAQRNSHPTAGLTITD, from the coding sequence ATGTCAAAAGGAAAATACTATTTTTCGAAATCCCTGGAAAAGGGGCTGAAGATCCTGTCCCTGTTCGACGGGGAGACCCCGGTGCTGACCCAGAGTGAAGTCGCCAAAACCCTGGGAATGAACATGACCTCCACCTATCGATACATCAACACGCTCGAAGAGTTGGGGTACCTGGAAAAAGATGCCAAGACCAAGGAAATCCGGCCCGCCGTCCTGTGCCTGCTGTTCTGCAACAACCTGATGCGGGCCACCGATCGGCTGCGGTTGATCCGGGAGGTGGTGGACCGGGTCCATGGAGAAAACAATATCAGCATCGACGTGGCCCTGGTGGTGGACAACGCCTTAAGACGCCTGTATCACCGGGAGGCCGAGGAAACCCTGACCTACAGCCTGCCGGACAATTCCCAGAACTGCCTGCACAACACGGCGTTGGGCAAAGCCTACCTGTCCTGCCTTCCCGAAGGAGAAATGCAGGACAGGGTCGCCAAACTGGTGTTGGCGGCCAAAACCGAGAAAACGATCACGACGAAAAAAAAGCTGCTGTCGGAACTGAGAGCGGCCAGGCAGCGCGGCTTTGCCACGTCGGACGAGGAGTATCTCCCCGGCCTGCTGGCCATCGGCGCACCGCTGATCGACCCCATCACCAGAAGCGGTGTGGGAGCGGTTTCCTTCGATTTCTCGGTGCTGCAGCACCGGGCGGACGAGATCGTCGTCCGCTACGCCGACCAGATCGTTCAGACGGCCAGACTGTTATCCGAACTATTGCCGGCGCAACGCAACAGCCATCCGACCGCCGGCTTGACAATTACGGACTGA
- a CDS encoding peptidoglycan DD-metalloendopeptidase family protein, whose product MYYPFMLYNEKIDHRPVFDGLTGDPFVADLSPTSPLLAGLDARDQKGFQKVLDEKMGKTYSWGFAPYLENRDTLLGDCPQMVVDQRFIHLGLDVIVGLGTPLHAPLDATVTASGYESGEGNYGGYVLLQHAGDRFETFYSFYGHLCKTRLPAVGQRFAAGESFAEIGDFHENGNWFYHTHIQVITQKGLDRGYLSMGYCATADLAEMNDLCPSPIALFKR is encoded by the coding sequence ATGTACTATCCGTTTATGTTGTACAACGAGAAGATCGACCATCGGCCGGTATTCGACGGCCTGACCGGCGATCCCTTTGTTGCGGATCTTTCGCCGACAAGCCCGCTGCTCGCAGGCCTGGATGCCCGGGATCAGAAAGGGTTTCAAAAAGTTCTCGACGAGAAGATGGGAAAGACCTACAGCTGGGGATTCGCCCCTTACCTGGAGAATCGGGACACCCTGCTGGGGGACTGTCCCCAGATGGTGGTCGATCAGCGATTCATCCATCTGGGGCTGGATGTGATCGTCGGTCTGGGCACCCCTTTGCACGCCCCCTTGGATGCCACGGTGACCGCAAGCGGATACGAGAGCGGGGAGGGTAACTACGGCGGCTACGTCCTTCTGCAGCATGCCGGCGACCGTTTCGAAACGTTTTACAGTTTTTACGGCCATCTGTGTAAAACCCGTCTGCCGGCCGTCGGGCAGCGTTTCGCCGCCGGCGAATCCTTTGCCGAGATCGGCGACTTTCACGAAAACGGGAACTGGTTCTACCACACCCACATCCAGGTCATTACCCAGAAGGGCCTGGACCGGGGGTATCTCTCCATGGGGTATTGCGCCACGGCGGATCTGGCGGAGATGAACGATTTATGCCCGTCGCCCATTGCTCTTTTCAAGCGGTAG
- a CDS encoding ABC transporter permease yields MKSDSWKPWALLAPSMTAVLLLLVIPVCFVVVYSFWLRAPSGADIPAFQLGNYAKFFEDFFYPKILIRTIRIAFETVILCVVMGYIPAYFFYRSESRYKKVFLLLIMLPFWVSFIIRTMSWINIMGDSGLINHFLIRIGMIDTPFSMLYNEFTVLMGLIMYLLPFMVLNIYVSLEGIDKSLLEAARCMGCTEWQAFREVTLPLSLPGVSAGCLLVFVLTAGTYLPPMILGGPGNDMIANLIFKRVIGTLDWPFGSAISVILLSLLFIIVWTYNRYLGINQIFKSFQGN; encoded by the coding sequence ATGAAATCCGATAGCTGGAAACCATGGGCGCTGCTGGCACCGTCCATGACCGCCGTCCTTTTACTTCTCGTCATACCGGTGTGTTTTGTCGTCGTTTACAGCTTCTGGCTGCGCGCGCCCAGCGGAGCGGACATACCGGCGTTTCAGCTGGGCAATTACGCCAAGTTCTTCGAAGACTTCTTCTATCCGAAAATTCTCATCCGCACGATTCGCATCGCATTCGAGACCGTTATTCTATGCGTGGTCATGGGCTACATTCCGGCCTATTTTTTCTACCGCAGCGAAAGCCGCTACAAGAAGGTGTTTCTTCTGCTCATCATGCTGCCCTTCTGGGTCAGCTTCATCATCCGCACCATGAGCTGGATCAACATCATGGGCGATTCGGGCTTGATCAACCATTTTCTCATCAGGATCGGGATGATCGATACGCCCTTTTCCATGCTCTACAACGAATTCACCGTTCTCATGGGCCTGATCATGTACCTGCTGCCCTTCATGGTATTGAACATCTACGTCAGTCTGGAGGGCATCGACAAGAGTCTGCTGGAGGCGGCCCGCTGCATGGGCTGCACCGAATGGCAGGCCTTTCGGGAGGTAACGCTGCCGCTCAGTCTTCCCGGCGTCAGCGCGGGCTGCCTGCTGGTCTTCGTGCTTACCGCCGGCACGTACCTGCCGCCCATGATCCTGGGAGGCCCGGGCAACGATATGATCGCGAACCTGATTTTCAAACGGGTGATCGGCACCCTGGACTGGCCCTTCGGGTCGGCCATCAGCGTGATCCTGCTGTCGCTGCTCTTTATCATCGTCTGGACCTACAATCGCTACCTGGGGATCAACCAGATCTTCAAGAGCTTTCAGGGGAATTAG
- a CDS encoding radical SAM protein has translation MLDRNTELTVVFEHSGEENQVALARLVAALTDFLDHYGVKSLVGPSFYGVIQAGDGQTRVSRLLAACGYADRPDGFFAELLAKLGKAEGTGRIVINDVELPHLLLMAILEVILPGHRFISIRSTEQLEKVTNTRIADKDRANMQEVLDTYPVRLSMHTIRQMRVSRDVAYQYMPFVEELDPAGHTNTWIGQFHQGLLEQMYQNRVIFLLNMSCPVYCRFCFRKHKESRNEANPTPADVQKAIEHVASSPSIKEIVITGGDPFMNRKNMATAIDGLMEVEHVQCLRLATRSIAYYPHMFLSDDGELLRYLKRKNLELQDRGKRMEVATHFIHPDEISPQSLQIISDLVRNGIAVYVQTPFLNDCNDEGPELVRLFSLLRGAGAELHYIYIPCSPIHGNTVYWAPISKGLAAGNYLRAHLSDRVIPRICTATPIGKMDWNSSGWAVEPVAKNDNFMWIRSPYTPEYFKRFAPIANELENIRVNEEGTIDIQYMAQIGDESLFLGARPPRPKDGTPARPETVDAVLPLLSECAGIAPSIVRTGSATLSRVHETRVEIDADATDHDLSYIRGDERITDVVVVSQTDAVDSLPQIRRIVRALEETPHVNAVRLRSLAFNYQPERFTPAVIDQLAAMNRLTMVNPLRLEIETQFLTADELRPEHTRLARQLNNRGITVYANTPLLGRINDTAEAIHLLAYTCRQAGIEFHHVYVAGLPVQERWNRDNPVALYDVVDIATRVRREGSGREIPRYIIRTILGEVDFGLSSTIVGQDASLSVKLLPYNRSYFTAMAADFTWPDEVVEDPDGRPVVPVAGLLKTTDFALS, from the coding sequence ATGTTGGACCGTAACACCGAATTAACCGTGGTTTTCGAACATTCGGGGGAAGAGAATCAGGTAGCCTTGGCGCGCCTGGTGGCCGCCTTGACCGATTTCCTCGACCATTATGGCGTCAAATCCCTGGTGGGGCCGTCGTTTTACGGGGTCATTCAGGCCGGCGACGGACAGACCAGGGTTTCCCGGTTGCTGGCGGCCTGCGGCTATGCCGACCGACCCGACGGTTTTTTCGCCGAACTGCTGGCGAAATTGGGAAAGGCCGAAGGAACCGGCAGGATCGTCATAAACGACGTCGAACTGCCGCATCTGCTGTTGATGGCCATCCTGGAAGTCATCCTGCCCGGCCATCGGTTCATCTCCATCCGATCCACCGAGCAGCTGGAAAAGGTGACCAACACCCGGATTGCAGATAAGGATCGGGCGAACATGCAGGAGGTGCTCGATACCTATCCGGTGCGCCTGTCCATGCATACCATCCGTCAGATGCGGGTCTCCAGAGACGTGGCCTACCAGTACATGCCCTTTGTCGAAGAACTGGATCCTGCCGGACACACCAATACCTGGATCGGTCAGTTCCATCAGGGCCTTTTAGAGCAGATGTACCAGAACCGGGTCATTTTCCTTTTGAATATGAGCTGCCCGGTCTATTGCCGCTTCTGTTTCCGCAAGCACAAGGAGTCGCGCAACGAGGCCAATCCCACCCCGGCGGACGTGCAAAAGGCCATCGAGCATGTGGCCAGCTCGCCGAGCATCAAGGAGATCGTGATCACCGGGGGCGATCCTTTCATGAATCGCAAGAACATGGCCACGGCCATCGACGGGCTCATGGAGGTAGAACATGTCCAGTGCCTGCGCCTGGCCACGCGGTCCATCGCCTATTATCCCCACATGTTCCTGTCCGACGACGGCGAACTGCTGCGCTACCTGAAACGCAAAAACCTCGAGCTTCAGGACCGCGGCAAGCGCATGGAGGTGGCCACTCATTTCATCCATCCCGACGAGATCTCGCCCCAGAGCCTTCAGATCATTTCTGATCTGGTGCGAAATGGCATCGCCGTATATGTTCAGACGCCCTTTTTAAACGATTGCAACGACGAAGGGCCCGAACTGGTGCGCCTGTTCAGCCTGCTGCGGGGAGCCGGGGCCGAGCTGCACTATATCTACATCCCCTGCAGCCCCATCCACGGCAACACGGTTTACTGGGCGCCGATTTCGAAAGGGCTGGCCGCGGGCAATTATCTTCGTGCGCACCTGTCCGATCGGGTCATCCCGAGGATCTGCACGGCCACGCCCATCGGCAAGATGGACTGGAATTCCAGCGGCTGGGCCGTGGAACCGGTGGCCAAAAACGACAATTTCATGTGGATCCGCAGCCCCTATACGCCGGAATATTTCAAACGCTTCGCCCCCATCGCCAACGAACTGGAAAACATCCGGGTTAACGAAGAGGGCACCATCGACATCCAGTACATGGCCCAGATCGGAGACGAATCGCTCTTCCTGGGGGCGCGTCCCCCGCGTCCGAAAGACGGAACGCCGGCCCGGCCGGAAACCGTCGATGCGGTCCTGCCGCTGCTATCCGAATGCGCGGGGATCGCCCCGTCGATTGTCAGGACCGGTTCCGCCACCTTGTCGCGAGTCCATGAAACCCGGGTGGAGATCGATGCCGACGCGACAGACCATGACCTGTCCTATATCCGCGGCGACGAGCGCATCACCGATGTGGTTGTCGTATCGCAAACGGATGCCGTCGATTCCCTCCCCCAAATTCGCCGCATCGTGCGGGCATTGGAAGAGACTCCCCACGTGAATGCGGTGCGGCTGCGCAGCCTGGCCTTCAACTACCAGCCAGAGCGCTTCACCCCGGCGGTCATCGACCAGTTGGCGGCCATGAACCGGCTGACCATGGTCAATCCGCTGCGCCTGGAAATCGAAACCCAGTTTCTGACCGCCGACGAGCTGCGGCCGGAGCACACCCGGCTGGCCCGCCAACTGAATAACAGGGGCATTACCGTCTACGCCAACACACCGCTGTTGGGCAGAATCAACGATACAGCCGAGGCCATCCATCTGCTGGCCTACACCTGCCGTCAGGCCGGCATCGAGTTCCACCACGTGTATGTGGCCGGGCTGCCGGTCCAGGAGCGCTGGAACCGGGACAACCCGGTGGCCCTGTACGACGTGGTCGACATCGCCACGCGGGTGCGCCGGGAAGGTAGCGGACGCGAAATTCCCCGCTACATCATTCGTACGATCCTGGGCGAGGTGGATTTCGGCCTGTCTTCCACCATCGTGGGGCAGGATGCGTCGCTATCCGTCAAGCTGCTGCCCTACAACCGGTCCTACTTTACCGCCATGGCCGCCGATTTTACCTGGCCGGACGAAGTGGTGGAAGACCCCGACGGCCGGCCGGTGGTGCCGGTGGCCGGGTTACTGAAAACGACGGACTTTGCATTGTCCTGA
- a CDS encoding GGDEF domain-containing protein, with protein sequence MPNQSRDKINRRVLRDLKTRSTPGIAFYVLLAVLILVSDDFYHRQSNFSLAFFSSILGICLFRLIHLPIYRLTDATHEKLNRTIFFVSVVLTAMIWGVFFVRFMTLDGEHTAKLVMAVCTAGLSAGGVVAFVPNLGLSVVFNFSMLVPTIAVMIVRQINLPIALSILLFSIYLVMMALRANREYWQALENERLLMEKTEELHTLSRIDGLTGLYNRRHFDERLDHEWKKAKRVQRPPTLLLCDIDHFKQINDQYGHQAGDEFLKLTAILLRTVFKRDTDLVARYGGEEFIVLMTDIDPDTAYGLAEEMRRRMAEVLMPYKGHNISATMSIGVAGNTSANETRESLISRADNALYQAKRKGRNRTEMDRSGSPR encoded by the coding sequence ATGCCCAACCAAAGCCGTGATAAAATCAACAGAAGGGTCCTCCGGGATCTCAAGACACGTTCAACCCCGGGAATCGCCTTCTATGTTCTGCTTGCCGTGTTGATTCTCGTTTCGGACGATTTCTACCATCGCCAATCGAATTTTTCGCTGGCGTTTTTTTCGTCGATTCTAGGCATCTGCCTTTTTCGACTGATCCATCTGCCGATTTACCGCTTGACAGACGCCACCCATGAAAAGCTGAACCGGACCATTTTCTTTGTCAGCGTGGTGTTGACGGCAATGATCTGGGGCGTCTTTTTTGTCCGATTCATGACCCTTGACGGTGAGCATACCGCCAAACTGGTCATGGCCGTCTGCACGGCCGGACTCAGCGCCGGTGGCGTCGTCGCCTTCGTGCCCAACCTGGGGTTGTCGGTGGTTTTTAATTTCTCCATGCTGGTTCCCACCATCGCCGTCATGATTGTCCGGCAAATCAACCTGCCCATCGCCCTTTCCATTTTATTGTTTTCGATCTACCTGGTAATGATGGCCTTACGGGCCAACCGGGAATATTGGCAGGCATTGGAAAACGAACGGCTGTTGATGGAGAAAACGGAGGAACTGCATACGCTCAGCCGCATCGACGGCCTCACCGGCCTTTACAACCGGCGCCATTTCGACGAACGTCTCGACCATGAATGGAAAAAGGCCAAACGGGTTCAACGCCCACCGACCCTTTTGCTGTGCGACATCGACCATTTCAAGCAGATCAACGATCAATACGGCCACCAGGCCGGAGACGAATTTCTGAAACTGACGGCAATCCTTCTCAGAACGGTTTTCAAGCGGGATACGGACCTCGTGGCCCGCTATGGCGGCGAGGAGTTCATCGTCCTGATGACCGACATCGATCCGGACACCGCCTATGGACTGGCAGAGGAAATGCGTCGGCGCATGGCCGAAGTACTGATGCCTTACAAGGGCCACAACATCTCGGCCACGATGAGCATCGGCGTCGCCGGGAACACCTCGGCCAATGAAACCCGGGAAAGCCTGATTTCCCGGGCCGACAACGCGCTCTACCAGGCCAAGCGCAAAGGCCGCAACCGGACGGAAATGGATCGATCCGGCAGTCCCCGATAG
- a CDS encoding extracellular solute-binding protein — MAIVTTDKLDRAYEAYKNGKLSRRRFLKYLGLAGASLGLVGAPFAGAVRQAWAAKSIRFDGWGGSVSEAFRENAFKPFTKATGIEVIDGEFGDMNSYLTRVKASYPPGGEFNIAHLSAVYDYARYAELGFNSVIDESKIPNLKNVMPAMIKPLRDITKGTLSAVPYDLGQTGIAYNTKYISKEKAEKLGVALLWDKSLKGKLGSWSGDFRTNMWYAALHTGQSPNNMTDLKAVWAALREQRGLLKKYWASGAELMSLLANEEIYATVAWSGRVAALQQEGHPIGYLSPKGTYSWMEYLYVLKGTDMEVAQKLLNFMLEPAAAIAVAEGQNYPPSLDPTKVKLTDKIKKMPAFDPTGKLDGYLFAVPSYWNKSQVEWTEKWDRVMAGS, encoded by the coding sequence ATGGCTATCGTAACAACAGACAAACTGGATCGCGCCTACGAGGCGTACAAAAACGGCAAGCTCAGCCGGCGCCGTTTCCTGAAGTACCTGGGCCTGGCCGGCGCTTCCCTCGGACTGGTCGGCGCCCCCTTTGCCGGAGCCGTCCGGCAGGCCTGGGCCGCCAAGTCCATCCGCTTCGACGGCTGGGGGGGCTCGGTCTCCGAAGCCTTCCGCGAAAATGCCTTCAAACCGTTTACCAAGGCCACGGGCATCGAGGTCATCGACGGCGAATTCGGCGACATGAACTCCTACCTGACCCGCGTGAAAGCTTCATATCCACCAGGGGGAGAGTTCAACATCGCTCATCTCAGTGCTGTCTACGACTATGCCCGCTATGCCGAGCTTGGATTTAATTCGGTGATCGATGAATCCAAAATCCCCAACCTGAAAAATGTCATGCCGGCTATGATCAAGCCCCTTCGGGATATCACCAAAGGAACTCTCTCGGCCGTTCCCTACGACTTAGGTCAGACCGGCATCGCCTACAACACCAAGTATATCAGCAAAGAGAAAGCAGAGAAATTAGGCGTTGCTTTATTGTGGGACAAGAGCCTGAAAGGCAAGCTGGGCAGTTGGAGCGGCGACTTCAGGACCAACATGTGGTACGCCGCCCTGCACACCGGCCAGAGCCCCAACAACATGACCGACCTCAAAGCCGTCTGGGCCGCTCTTCGAGAACAACGCGGTTTATTGAAAAAATATTGGGCATCGGGCGCCGAGTTGATGAGCCTTTTGGCCAACGAAGAGATCTATGCCACCGTGGCCTGGTCCGGACGGGTCGCGGCCTTGCAGCAGGAAGGCCATCCCATCGGATATCTCTCTCCTAAGGGCACCTACTCATGGATGGAGTATCTGTACGTATTGAAGGGAACCGATATGGAAGTGGCCCAGAAGCTGCTCAACTTCATGCTGGAACCCGCCGCCGCCATCGCCGTGGCCGAAGGCCAGAACTACCCGCCCAGCCTCGATCCCACCAAGGTCAAGCTGACCGATAAGATCAAGAAGATGCCGGCCTTCGACCCCACCGGCAAACTTGACGGCTACCTGTTTGCCGTTCCTTCGTATTGGAATAAATCGCAGGTAGAATGGACGGAGAAATGGGATCGAGTAATG